A window of Sutcliffiella cohnii contains these coding sequences:
- a CDS encoding MFS transporter, which yields MVGIKKIFGDVEVNKALILLLCIGGLYSLSIALSNTFVNVYLWKQSGEFKDLGLYNLAIVVFQPLTFILAGRWAKKIDRVIVLRLGVIFLAIFYLMVLFIGEQASTYLLLLGGLLGIGYGFYWLAFNVLTFEITEPETRDFFNGFLGIMTSLGGMIGPFSAGYIISKMEKFTGYTTIFTISLVLFSAAVLLSFFLKRRGAEGSYELFFVLKERKRNSNWRNITNAHFFQGIREGTFIFVVSVLIFITTESEMALGTYGLVNSGVSFITYYLATRLIKKNMRKKSILIGGILLYLAVFLLIFNLTYTKLIIYAVVIAIAYPILLVPYISLTYDVIGKSPNAGKMRIEYIVVRELFLNGGRATSILLFLFAVTMFDEAKSIPVLMAVIGLGHTIIYFWIRNVHLTEPPKKDHPDPVVATLRDGEGETTP from the coding sequence ATGGTTGGAATTAAAAAAATCTTTGGTGATGTAGAAGTAAATAAAGCCTTAATATTACTTCTCTGTATAGGAGGGCTTTATTCATTAAGTATTGCCCTATCGAACACGTTTGTGAACGTTTATTTATGGAAGCAATCAGGAGAATTTAAAGATTTAGGATTGTACAATTTAGCAATCGTCGTCTTTCAACCGCTAACTTTTATACTAGCAGGAAGATGGGCCAAAAAAATTGATCGTGTCATTGTGTTGCGGCTAGGTGTTATCTTTTTAGCTATTTTCTATTTAATGGTACTTTTTATTGGAGAACAAGCATCAACCTATTTACTTTTGTTAGGTGGGTTATTAGGAATAGGATATGGTTTTTACTGGTTAGCATTTAATGTTTTAACATTCGAAATCACGGAGCCTGAAACCCGAGATTTTTTTAATGGATTTTTAGGGATTATGACTTCCCTTGGTGGAATGATTGGTCCTTTTTCCGCAGGTTACATCATCTCGAAAATGGAAAAATTCACAGGTTATACGACAATCTTTACGATTTCTCTCGTTTTATTTTCCGCAGCTGTACTTCTAAGTTTCTTTTTAAAAAGAAGAGGTGCAGAAGGTAGCTATGAACTGTTTTTTGTATTAAAGGAACGAAAAAGAAATAGCAACTGGAGAAATATTACGAATGCACACTTTTTCCAAGGTATTCGCGAAGGTACGTTTATTTTTGTCGTTTCGGTATTAATATTCATTACGACAGAAAGTGAAATGGCTTTAGGTACATACGGTTTAGTAAACTCGGGAGTTTCATTTATTACGTATTATTTAGCAACGCGCCTAATAAAAAAGAACATGAGGAAAAAGTCTATTTTAATAGGTGGTATCCTTCTGTATTTAGCTGTTTTTCTATTAATATTTAATCTGACGTACACTAAACTAATTATTTATGCCGTTGTGATTGCAATTGCTTACCCAATTCTTTTAGTGCCGTATATATCTTTAACGTATGATGTCATTGGAAAGAGCCCAAATGCTGGAAAAATGAGAATAGAGTATATTGTTGTTCGAGAATTATTTTTAAATGGTGGAAGAGCCACATCAATACTTTTATTTTTATTCGCTGTTACGATGTTTGATGAAGCAAAAAGTATACCAGTATTGATGGCAGTGATAGGACTTGGCCATACTATCATTTACTTCTGGATTCGCAATGTACATTTAACAGAACCTCCGAAAAAAGATCATCCTGACCCTGTTGTGGCAACTTTAAGGGATGGAGAAGGAGAAACTACACCATAG
- a CDS encoding peptidoglycan D,D-transpeptidase FtsI family protein, with protein sequence MTNKKQNKKKKNIIPYRLNLLFFVVFLLFSALILRLGFVQIVYGEKYRVEVDRTENITVNTPVPRGKVYDRNGDIVVDNEPLNAITYTRTGSTKEQLEVAEKLATVIEVTEEMIDKIQVRDKKDFWLLKNEEEAKELITDEDRQKVTEGELVESDLYRLQIERITEQQYESFTKDELKVLAIFRAMNRGYALTPQIIKNTDVSDEEIAIISERLSEFPGVDTTVDWNRKMIYGSTLRTLLGNITTSDQGLPSERLSEYLAKGYSRNDRVGTSFIEAEYEQVLRGQKARIRNVTDQSGKLLHQETVFEGQRGKDLVLSIDIELQQRIEEVITNELLEEKKLAQAARLDRAFVVILDPNTGEVLSLAGKVLTKDENGGYEVLDHARGTFQEAYHAGSTVKGATVLTGYETGVISPGTVLYDTPLKVAQDRPKGSWQNMGNIDDLTALERSSNVYMFRTAIRIANGNYQYGQPLPIDPAGFDRVRYYFNQFGLGVRTGIDLPAESSGFAGSETIPGKLMDLAIGQYDLYTTLQLAQYVSTIANGGYRLKPQIVREIREPVSEDELGPVLQPFKPEVLNRIDMPDDQIKRVQEGFRRVYFGSRGTASSSTAKQYKPAGKTGTAETGRGTLTYSLVGYAPYDNPEIAFAVVVPDAAVVGGTIRGGVSTRLGDKVMKTYFDLKEERIKGNVNSSKDDEESEEDEDTEE encoded by the coding sequence ATGACTAATAAAAAGCAAAATAAGAAGAAAAAGAATATAATTCCGTATCGTTTGAACTTATTATTTTTTGTCGTGTTTTTACTGTTTTCGGCATTAATTTTGCGATTAGGATTCGTCCAAATTGTTTACGGTGAAAAATACCGAGTAGAAGTCGATCGTACAGAAAATATTACAGTCAACACTCCTGTTCCACGGGGGAAGGTGTATGACCGAAATGGTGATATCGTGGTTGATAATGAACCTTTAAATGCGATAACGTACACAAGAACGGGGAGTACAAAAGAACAATTAGAAGTTGCTGAAAAATTAGCTACAGTAATAGAAGTAACAGAAGAAATGATTGATAAAATTCAAGTGAGAGATAAAAAAGACTTCTGGTTATTAAAAAATGAAGAAGAAGCAAAAGAGCTGATTACAGATGAAGATAGACAAAAAGTTACCGAAGGAGAACTAGTAGAAAGTGACTTGTATAGGTTACAAATAGAAAGAATTACGGAACAACAGTATGAATCCTTTACAAAAGATGAATTAAAAGTTTTAGCAATCTTCCGTGCAATGAATAGAGGATATGCTCTAACTCCTCAAATCATTAAAAACACAGATGTATCTGATGAAGAAATTGCTATTATTAGTGAAAGATTAAGTGAATTTCCAGGTGTTGATACGACGGTGGATTGGAATCGTAAAATGATTTACGGGTCTACATTAAGAACTTTACTTGGAAATATAACAACATCTGATCAAGGACTACCTAGTGAGCGTTTATCAGAGTATTTAGCAAAAGGTTATAGCCGAAATGATCGAGTAGGAACTAGTTTTATTGAAGCGGAATACGAGCAAGTGTTACGAGGACAAAAGGCTAGAATTAGAAATGTTACCGATCAATCAGGTAAATTACTACATCAAGAAACCGTTTTTGAAGGTCAGCGAGGAAAAGACCTCGTCCTTTCAATCGATATTGAGCTTCAGCAACGTATTGAAGAAGTAATAACAAACGAATTACTGGAAGAGAAAAAATTAGCCCAGGCAGCTAGATTAGACCGTGCCTTTGTCGTTATTTTAGACCCCAACACTGGGGAAGTACTTTCTTTAGCTGGGAAAGTGTTAACGAAGGACGAGAATGGTGGCTACGAGGTGTTAGACCATGCCCGTGGAACTTTCCAGGAAGCATATCATGCCGGGTCAACGGTAAAAGGTGCGACGGTATTAACGGGTTATGAGACAGGAGTTATTTCTCCTGGGACAGTTCTTTATGATACACCACTGAAAGTAGCGCAGGACCGACCGAAAGGTTCGTGGCAAAACATGGGTAATATTGATGATTTAACTGCGTTAGAACGTTCTTCCAACGTTTATATGTTCCGAACTGCAATTAGAATTGCCAATGGTAATTATCAATATGGTCAACCACTCCCGATTGATCCGGCTGGATTCGATCGAGTACGCTATTACTTTAATCAGTTTGGTCTAGGTGTGAGGACAGGAATTGACTTGCCAGCTGAATCGTCCGGGTTCGCTGGATCTGAAACAATACCAGGGAAACTAATGGACTTAGCAATTGGGCAGTATGATTTATATACAACATTACAATTAGCACAATACGTCTCTACTATTGCAAATGGCGGGTATCGTTTAAAACCACAAATAGTTCGTGAAATACGTGAGCCAGTTTCAGAAGATGAGCTAGGACCAGTATTGCAACCATTTAAACCGGAAGTATTAAACAGAATTGACATGCCGGATGATCAAATTAAACGAGTCCAGGAAGGATTTAGACGAGTTTATTTTGGTAGTAGGGGAACAGCTAGTAGTTCGACTGCTAAACAATATAAGCCTGCTGGAAAAACAGGTACAGCGGAAACGGGGAGAGGTACATTAACTTACAGCCTTGTAGGGTATGCTCCATACGATAATCCAGAAATCGCCTTTGCGGTTGTCGTACCTGATGCAGCAGTAGTTGGTGGTACTATTCGAGGCGGTGTAAGCACTCGTCTAGGCGATAAAGTAATGAAAACATATTTCGATCTAAAAGAAGAAAGAATAAAGGGAAATGTTAATAGTTCCAAGGATGACGAAGAGTCAGAGGAAGATGAAGATACAGAAGAATAA